From Bacillus basilensis, a single genomic window includes:
- a CDS encoding class I SAM-dependent DNA methyltransferase, producing MVKDFLDSIGVSYSYQKSTIVEVDQALVGASKSQKGEGKGNPEYIFISGGHLFIIENKTDIKQLEYTDNDVVITEYPYRNDYAVNGAVHYSKHIVEKTNFNEVIAIGVVGNKHYYEIQPYYVSKDEVRKLNSIKSFEDFSPENIEEYWRVAIKGELPKEERELQEVTKVAVELHEDLRNYGNLSNDFKATVVSGILLALEQKTFAIEDLKGFEDDGAKDGDKIYNAIEMYLKSIEYNGRPAKYGILLENFLYIKNDQTLNRVNPSLGKTPLKYFVEQIEKKVHHHVKNQNHDIDILGKFYGEFVKYGGSDGNSLGIVLTPRHITSLMSELINIEPDDYVLDPACGSGAFLISAMQRMMSQVQNNLNLNSQQKKERIEGIKQNQLYGVELQGKLFTIATTNMILRGDGKSNLYNGDMFHLPEDIYKKDKVNNGEEEKHNFITKVLINPPYSQAKTKALSHLSEISFINTALKMMMKGGKLAAIVPISTMVGKTKEEKVYKKEILENNTLETVITLNTDTFHGKGVNPCICIFTAGIPHDLKKKRVNFVDFTDDGYEVRKHTGLISNGTEKSKREHLIDVLNGNADDGTKFIVKTTIAPEDEWLHSFYYFNEEVPQEEDFEKTLADYLTFQVDMYSHGKRYLFEEGE from the coding sequence ATGGTTAAAGATTTTCTTGACTCAATAGGGGTGTCTTACTCCTATCAAAAATCAACCATAGTTGAAGTAGATCAGGCCTTGGTGGGAGCAAGTAAGTCTCAAAAAGGTGAGGGGAAAGGAAATCCTGAATATATTTTTATTTCTGGAGGACATCTATTTATTATAGAAAATAAAACAGATATAAAGCAGCTAGAGTATACGGATAATGATGTTGTTATCACAGAATATCCCTATCGTAATGATTATGCTGTAAATGGGGCTGTTCATTATTCTAAACATATTGTAGAAAAGACTAACTTTAATGAAGTTATTGCAATAGGTGTTGTAGGTAATAAACATTACTATGAGATTCAACCTTATTATGTATCAAAGGATGAGGTCAGAAAACTAAATAGTATAAAAAGCTTTGAAGATTTTTCACCAGAAAATATTGAAGAATATTGGCGAGTGGCAATTAAAGGTGAATTACCTAAAGAGGAACGAGAACTTCAAGAGGTTACGAAAGTAGCCGTGGAACTGCATGAAGATCTACGGAATTATGGGAATTTGTCTAATGATTTCAAAGCGACTGTAGTGTCCGGAATTCTTTTAGCATTAGAACAAAAAACATTCGCAATTGAAGACTTGAAGGGCTTTGAAGATGATGGAGCCAAAGATGGTGATAAAATTTACAATGCTATTGAGATGTATTTAAAGAGCATAGAATATAATGGAAGACCGGCTAAATACGGGATTTTGCTAGAAAACTTTTTATATATAAAAAATGACCAGACTTTAAATAGAGTTAATCCAAGTTTAGGTAAAACACCGTTAAAGTATTTTGTAGAACAAATTGAAAAGAAAGTACATCATCACGTTAAAAATCAAAATCATGATATAGATATTCTGGGTAAATTTTATGGGGAATTTGTTAAGTACGGAGGCTCAGATGGAAACTCACTGGGGATCGTTTTGACACCTCGGCATATTACCTCTTTAATGTCAGAGCTTATTAATATTGAACCAGATGATTATGTTTTGGATCCAGCTTGTGGCAGTGGCGCGTTTTTAATTAGCGCAATGCAGCGTATGATGTCTCAAGTGCAAAATAATCTAAACTTAAATTCACAACAAAAAAAAGAGCGGATAGAAGGAATTAAACAAAATCAACTATATGGAGTAGAATTGCAAGGGAAATTGTTTACAATTGCTACTACTAATATGATTTTAAGAGGAGATGGAAAATCAAATCTATATAATGGGGATATGTTCCATCTACCAGAGGATATTTATAAGAAAGATAAAGTTAACAATGGGGAGGAAGAGAAACATAATTTCATTACTAAGGTTTTAATTAATCCACCATATAGTCAAGCTAAGACCAAAGCTTTATCCCATCTTTCTGAAATTAGTTTTATTAATACGGCTTTAAAAATGATGATGAAAGGTGGGAAATTAGCGGCCATTGTTCCTATAAGTACAATGGTTGGGAAAACAAAAGAAGAAAAAGTATATAAAAAAGAAATTTTAGAAAACAATACTTTAGAGACTGTAATTACTTTAAATACGGACACTTTTCATGGGAAAGGAGTTAATCCTTGTATTTGCATTTTTACTGCTGGTATTCCTCATGACTTGAAAAAGAAACGTGTTAACTTTGTAGATTTTACGGATGATGGATATGAGGTTAGAAAACATACTGGATTGATTAGTAATGGTACTGAAAAATCAAAGAGAGAACATTTAATTGATGTATTAAATGGTAATGCAGATGATGGAACTAAATTTATTGTAAAAACTACTATTGCACCAGAGGATGAGTGGTTGCATAGTTTTTATTATTTTAATGAGGAAGTTCCTCAAGAAGAGGATTTTGAAAAAACTTTGGCAGATTACTTAACCTTTCAAGTCGATATGTATAGTCATGGTAAAAGATATTTATTTGAAGAGGGTGAGTAA
- a CDS encoding restriction endonuclease subunit S, translating to MSNQILKSKNWRSFFLNEIFTTIQRGKRLTKANQLPGDMPYVSSTSFSNGIDGFIGNEKNVRKFSKCITIANSGSVGSVFYHDYEFIASDHVTILSNPLFTKNHYLFLVTVLSRIGDKYSFNREINDYRIKREKIMLPVDENEKPDWDFIDEYTRLKKQETENKFEFPELNVVNDFKELKEVRWGEFSLDEIAEVKSGKDWPERDRKQGLVPFVGSTSMGNGITDFVNPAGREKQVDSNVIGVNRNGSVGYTFYHSYVAYFSGDTRFLKLNMYSDDKYINLFVKTMIQSQKDKYAYGYKMGTERIKRQKILLPIMEDGKIDYAFMRDYMKRIENKILLSCKSAEF from the coding sequence ATGTCTAATCAAATATTAAAATCTAAAAATTGGCGATCATTTTTCTTGAATGAAATTTTTACTACTATTCAAAGAGGGAAACGTTTGACAAAGGCTAATCAGCTTCCGGGAGATATGCCCTATGTTTCAAGTACCTCTTTTTCAAATGGTATAGATGGATTTATAGGCAATGAAAAAAATGTACGTAAATTTTCTAAATGTATAACTATTGCCAATAGTGGTAGTGTAGGTAGTGTTTTTTATCATGACTATGAATTTATAGCTTCTGATCATGTAACGATACTTAGTAATCCATTGTTTACTAAAAATCACTATTTATTTTTAGTAACGGTTTTAAGTAGAATTGGTGATAAATATTCTTTCAATAGAGAAATTAATGATTATAGAATAAAACGAGAAAAAATTATGTTACCGGTTGATGAAAATGAAAAACCAGATTGGGATTTTATTGATGAATATACTCGTTTGAAAAAACAAGAAACAGAAAATAAATTTGAATTTCCGGAATTAAATGTTGTAAATGACTTTAAAGAATTGAAAGAAGTTAGATGGGGAGAGTTCTCATTAGATGAAATTGCTGAAGTAAAAAGTGGTAAAGACTGGCCAGAAAGAGATAGAAAGCAGGGGCTTGTTCCATTTGTTGGATCGACTTCTATGGGGAATGGGATAACAGACTTCGTTAATCCAGCAGGCCGTGAGAAGCAAGTAGATTCTAATGTTATCGGCGTGAATCGTAATGGTTCTGTTGGATATACTTTCTATCATAGTTATGTTGCTTACTTTTCAGGGGATACTAGATTTTTAAAATTGAATATGTATAGTGATGATAAATATATTAATTTGTTTGTTAAAACGATGATTCAATCTCAAAAAGATAAGTATGCTTATGGATATAAAATGGGTACAGAAAGAATAAAAAGACAAAAAATCCTTCTACCAATTATGGAAGATGGTAAAATCGATTATGCTTTTATGAGAGATTATATGAAACGAATAGAGAACAAAATTCTTTTAAGCTGTAAAAGTGCAGAGTTTTAA